In one Silene latifolia isolate original U9 population chromosome 10, ASM4854445v1, whole genome shotgun sequence genomic region, the following are encoded:
- the LOC141608332 gene encoding uncharacterized protein LOC141608332 gives MPGLSPKIAVHRLAIKKGTNPKKQPQRRFRPELVPEIEKEVNKLIEAGFIREVKYSTWIANIVPVRNKNGQLRICVDFRDLNDACPKDDFPLPHQEVLGQRASAGGTNSRKTTGPLHCSTRTLTGGNCAQEIEDRKERALYYLSRTLVGAELNYAPIEKICLALVFAIQKLRHYMQAHTIHVVSKANPIKYILSRPVLSGRLAKWAMLLKQYDLVFVPQKAVKGQAIADFFADHPVPAEWEISDDLPGEEIFYVDVLPPWQMYFDGAARQDGAGAGVVFVTPQNHLMPYAFTLTQLCTNNMAEYQALILGLQMAIEIGVRDMDIYGDSELVVNQVLGEYEVKKEDLIPYHQRALQLLNQLDDIHVGHVARSANKLADALANLAATLALGAEESMQVPICKPLGEIFA, from the exons ATGCCTGGACTCAGCCCAAAAATTGCAGTTCATCGTCTAGCAATCAAGAAAGGCACCAACCCCAAAAAGCAACCTCAACGTCGTTTCAGGCCGGAGCTTGTACCTGAAATTGAAAAGGAAGTCAATAAACTCATTGAAGCAGGTTTCATTCGAGAAGTCAAATATTCTACCTGGATAGCAAACATTGTCCCGGTCAGAAACAAGAATGGACAACTGCGCATATGTGTCGACTTCAGAGACCTTAATGATGCATGCccaaaggatgacttccctttgcca CATCAAGAAGTACTTGGCCAGCGCGCCAGTGCTGGGGGCACCAATTCCAGGAAGACCACTGGTCCTCTACATTGCAGCACAAGAACGCTCACTGGGGGAAATTgtgctcaagaaattgaagaccgcAAGGAGAGAGCACTCTACTACCTGAGTCGTACCTTGGTTGGAGCTGAGTTGAATTACGCGCCTATAGAGAAGATATGTCTTGCTTTGGTGTTTGCCATCCAGAAGTTGAGGCACTATATGCAGGCGCATACCATACATGTGGTCTCAAAAGCTAatccaatcaagtacatactctcaagACCAGTCTTGTCTGGAAGACTTGCGAAATGGGCAATGTTGCTTAAGCAGTATGACTTGGTGTTCGTGCCTCAAAAGGCTGTGAAGGGTCAAGCTATCGCCGACTTCTTTGCTGATCATCCAGTGCCAGCAGAGTGGGAAATTTCAGATGACCTCCCAGGAGAAGAAATTTTCTATGTAGACGTCCTACCTCCATGGCAAATGTACTTTGACGGTGCTGCAAGGCAAGATGGAGCTGGAGCTGGAGTTGTAttcgtaactccacaaaatcatcttATGCCATATGCCTTTACACTCACTCAGTTGTGTACAAATAATATGGCAGAATACCAAGCCCTTATACTCGGCCTTCAAATGGCGATTGAAATAGGCGTCAGGGATATGGACATCTACGGAGACTCAGAGTTAGTGGTCAACCAAGTCCTTGGTGAATATGAAGTGAAAAAGGAAGACTTGATCCCCTACCATCAACGGGCATTACAACTGCTGAATCAACTTGACGACATCCATGTTGGTCATGTAGcaaggagtgccaataagttggctGACGCGCTTGCTAATCTTGCAGCCACTTTGGCACTGGGGGCAGAAGAGTCTATGCAAGTCCCGATCTGCAAACCGTTGGGCGAGATCTTTGCTTGA
- the LOC141608333 gene encoding uncharacterized protein LOC141608333 gives MHEAHSGICGAHQSGPKLHDRVKRMGYYWPTMVQDLVAKSKRDWHERIGEALWVYRTTYKTPTQATPYALVYGVEAVLPLELQIPSLRIAIQEGLTDDENDKLRLAELEALDEKRLEAQQKLQCYQARLSRAFNKKVRPRSFQVGDLVLAVRRPIITSHKPVGKFTSKWDGPYVVQEVYTNGAYKIVDEDGVRVGPINGKFLKRYYS, from the exons ATGCATGAAGCTCATTCTGGCATTTGTGGTGCTCATCAATCCGGGCCTAAACTTCATGATCGTGTAAAGAGAATGGGGTATTACTGGCCAACCATGGTGCAAGATT TAGTAGCAAAGTCAAAGCGAGATTGGCATGAAAGAATTGGTGAGGCGTTATGGGTATACCGTACCacatacaaaacacctactcaAGCAACCCCGTATGCATTGGTGTATGGAGTGGAGGCCGTGCTGCCTTTGGAGTTGCAGATACCTTCCTTACGCATCGCTATTCAGGAGGGACTCACAGATGATGAGAATGACAAGTTGCGATTAGCAGAGTTGGAAGCTCTCGATGAAAAGAGACTAGAGGCTCAACAAAAGCTCCAATGTTATCAAGCAAGGTTGTCacgcgcattcaacaaaaaggtgcgcCCTCGTTCTTTCCAAGTAGGAGACCTCGTCCTTGCAGTACGAAGGCCAATCATCACCTCTCACAAGCCAGTTGGTAAATTCACCTCTAAGTGGGATGGTCCATACGTGGTACAGGAGGTCTACACAAATGGTGCTTATAAGATTGTTGATGAAGACGGTGTGCGTGTCGGTCCAATCAACGGAAAATTCTTGAAGCGCTACTATTCTTGA